From Pseudomonas hefeiensis, one genomic window encodes:
- the atpD gene encoding F0F1 ATP synthase subunit beta: MSSGRIVQIIGAVIDVEFPRDSVPSIYNALKVQGAETTLEVQQQLGDGVVRTIAMGSTEGLKRGLDVLDSGAAISVPVGKATLGRIMDVLGNPIDEAGPIDTEERWGIHRPAPSFAEQAGGNDLLETGIKVIDLVCPFAKGGKVGLFGGAGVGKTVNMMELIRNIAIEHSGYSVFAGVGERTREGNDFYHEMKDSNVLDKVALVYGQMNEPPGNRLRVALTGLTMAEKFRDEGNDVLLFVDNIYRYTLAGTEVSALLGRMPSAVGYQPTLAEEMGVLQERITSTKEGSITSIQAVYVPADDLTDPSPATTFAHLDATVVLSRDIASLGIYPAVDPLDSTSRQLDPNVIGQEHYDTARGVQYVLQRYKELKDIIAILGMDELSETDKQLVSRARKIQRFLSQPFFVAEVFTGASGKYVSLKDTIAGFKGILNGDYDHLPEQAFYMVGGIEEAIEKAKKL, from the coding sequence ATGAGTAGCGGACGTATCGTTCAAATCATCGGCGCCGTTATCGACGTGGAATTTCCACGCGACAGCGTACCGAGCATCTACAACGCGCTGAAAGTACAAGGCGCGGAAACCACTCTGGAAGTTCAGCAGCAGCTGGGCGACGGCGTGGTACGTACCATTGCGATGGGCTCCACCGAAGGCTTGAAGCGCGGTCTGGATGTTCTCGACTCTGGCGCTGCCATCTCCGTACCGGTCGGTAAAGCGACCCTGGGCCGGATCATGGACGTACTGGGCAACCCGATCGACGAAGCTGGCCCGATCGACACCGAAGAGCGCTGGGGCATTCACCGTCCTGCGCCATCCTTCGCTGAACAGGCAGGCGGCAACGACCTGCTGGAAACCGGCATCAAGGTTATCGACCTGGTTTGCCCGTTCGCCAAGGGCGGTAAAGTCGGTCTGTTCGGTGGTGCCGGTGTGGGCAAGACCGTAAACATGATGGAACTGATCCGTAACATCGCCATCGAGCACAGCGGTTATTCCGTGTTCGCCGGTGTGGGTGAGCGTACTCGTGAGGGTAACGACTTCTACCACGAGATGAAGGATTCCAACGTTCTGGACAAAGTGGCACTGGTTTACGGTCAGATGAACGAGCCGCCGGGTAACCGTCTGCGCGTAGCCCTGACCGGCCTGACCATGGCCGAGAAGTTCCGTGACGAAGGTAACGACGTACTGTTGTTCGTTGACAACATCTACCGTTACACCCTGGCCGGTACTGAAGTATCCGCACTGCTGGGCCGTATGCCTTCGGCAGTAGGTTACCAGCCGACCCTGGCTGAAGAGATGGGCGTGCTGCAAGAGCGCATCACTTCGACCAAGGAAGGTTCGATCACCTCGATCCAAGCGGTATACGTACCTGCGGATGACTTGACCGACCCGTCGCCAGCGACCACCTTCGCCCACTTGGACGCCACCGTCGTTCTGTCCCGTGACATCGCTTCCCTGGGTATCTACCCAGCGGTAGACCCACTGGACTCGACTTCGCGTCAGCTGGACCCGAACGTGATCGGCCAGGAGCACTACGACACCGCTCGCGGCGTTCAGTACGTGCTGCAGCGCTACAAAGAGCTGAAGGACATCATTGCGATCCTGGGTATGGACGAGCTGTCGGAAACCGACAAGCAGTTGGTATCCCGCGCTCGTAAGATCCAGCGCTTCTTGTCGCAGCCGTTCTTCGTGGCTGAAGTCTTCACCGGTGCCTCGGGTAAATACGTTTCCCTGAAAGACACCATTGCTGGCTTCAAAGGCATCCTCAACGGTGACTACGACCACCTGCCAGAACAAGCGTTCTACATGGTCGGCGGCATCGAAGAAGCGATCGAGAAAGCCAAGAAACTGTAA
- the atpG gene encoding F0F1 ATP synthase subunit gamma: MAGAKEIRSKIASIKSTQKITSAMEKVAVSKMRKAQMRMAASRPYAERIRQVIGHLANANPEYRHPFMIDRAIKRVGYVVVSSDRGLCGGLNTNLFKALVKDMAVNREQGVEIDLCVIGSKGAAFFRNFGGNVVAAISHLGEEPSINDLIGSVKVMLDAYLEGRIDRLSVVSNKFINTMTQQPTVEQLIPLVATPEQELKHHWDYLYEPDAKELLDGLMVRYVESQVYQAVVENNAAEQAARMIAMKNATDNAGDLISDLQLIYNKARQAAITQEISEIVGGAAAV, encoded by the coding sequence AGATTCGCAGTAAGATTGCGAGCATCAAAAGCACGCAAAAGATTACCAGCGCCATGGAAAAAGTGGCGGTCAGCAAAATGCGCAAGGCACAAATGCGCATGGCTGCTAGCCGTCCCTACGCGGAGCGCATCCGCCAGGTAATTGGTCATCTGGCCAACGCCAACCCGGAATATCGCCACCCGTTCATGATCGACCGCGCCATCAAGCGCGTCGGTTACGTTGTGGTGAGCAGTGACCGTGGTCTGTGCGGTGGCTTGAACACCAACCTGTTCAAGGCCCTGGTCAAGGACATGGCTGTAAACCGTGAACAAGGCGTCGAGATCGATCTGTGCGTGATTGGTAGCAAGGGTGCGGCTTTTTTCCGCAACTTCGGCGGTAACGTCGTCGCTGCTATCAGCCACCTGGGTGAAGAGCCGTCGATCAATGATCTGATCGGCAGCGTCAAGGTGATGCTGGATGCTTACCTGGAAGGCCGTATTGACCGCCTGTCCGTGGTATCCAACAAGTTCATCAACACCATGACGCAACAGCCTACCGTGGAGCAGTTGATTCCACTGGTGGCGACCCCGGAACAGGAACTCAAGCACCACTGGGACTACCTCTACGAACCGGATGCCAAAGAGCTGCTTGACGGCTTGATGGTCCGCTACGTGGAGTCGCAGGTTTACCAGGCGGTGGTCGAGAACAACGCAGCTGAACAAGCGGCGCGGATGATCGCGATGAAGAACGCTACCGACAACGCCGGTGATCTGATCAGTGATTTGCAACTGATCTACAACAAGGCGCGTCAGGCTGCGATCACCCAAGAGATCTCGGAAATCGTCGGCGGCGCTGCCGCGGTTTAA